One genomic window of Clostridium taeniosporum includes the following:
- a CDS encoding CPBP family intramembrane glutamic endopeptidase gives MRKTFRANLYFLIILLWEIIGTNIICPLLYFYMRTSDIRVALFLNHMILFIIPAILYVIIVKANIKQTFKFNKLYLKDFFLIVLLSIISQPLVTLFSLITSFFFENDIGKFVSEISNTPFLIMLLLMAVMPAITEEITLRGIVQSGYDDKSDLKTCVIIGLLFGIFHLNGQQFLYAAVLGGILAYLVRITNSIFASMTFHFMINGTSVALQKLLTFTQNKFGIEETAKDISIKSLSIAEKLNLLKGTIGLGIVSAVLIVLVLKKLKKINDKRKRDLINEQIQYKEAEIVEYENLNKGISHNKEDKIMNWPLIVTIVIYLLYMGASIILTNK, from the coding sequence ATGAGAAAAACATTTAGAGCAAATTTGTATTTTTTAATAATATTATTATGGGAAATAATAGGAACAAACATTATATGCCCACTTTTGTATTTTTATATGAGAACAAGTGATATAAGAGTAGCATTATTTTTGAATCATATGATTTTATTTATAATTCCAGCAATATTATATGTGATAATAGTTAAGGCAAATATAAAACAAACTTTTAAATTTAATAAACTATATTTAAAAGACTTCTTCTTAATAGTTCTTTTATCTATTATAAGTCAACCATTGGTGACTTTATTTTCACTTATAACATCATTTTTCTTTGAAAATGATATAGGTAAGTTTGTATCTGAAATATCAAATACACCATTTTTAATAATGTTACTTTTAATGGCGGTTATGCCAGCCATAACAGAAGAGATAACTTTAAGAGGGATAGTTCAATCAGGATATGATGATAAAAGTGATTTAAAAACTTGTGTGATAATAGGTTTGTTATTTGGTATATTTCATTTAAATGGTCAGCAATTTTTATATGCAGCTGTTCTAGGAGGGATTTTAGCTTATTTAGTTAGAATAACTAATAGTATATTTGCTTCTATGACATTTCACTTTATGATTAATGGAACATCTGTAGCTTTACAAAAACTATTAACATTTACTCAAAATAAATTTGGAATTGAAGAGACAGCAAAGGATATATCTATCAAATCATTATCAATAGCTGAAAAGCTGAACTTATTAAAAGGCACTATAGGTCTTGGAATAGTTTCAGCAGTTTTAATTGTATTGGTACTTAAAAAACTTAAGAAAATAAATGATAAGAGAAAAAGAGATTTAATTAATGAACAAATTCAGTATAAAGAGGCTGAAATTGTAGAGTATGAGAATTTAAATAAAGGGATTTCTCATAATAAAGAAGACAAAATAATGAATTGGCCATTAATAGTAACAATAGTAATATATTTGTTATATATGGGTGCTTCTATTATATTAACTAACAAATAA
- a CDS encoding (2Fe-2S)-binding protein: protein MDMSEVICGCVGVTAQDIKDAMNNGATTLEEVQEATNAGTCCGGCVDKIEEIMIAK, encoded by the coding sequence ATGGATATGAGTGAAGTAATTTGTGGATGTGTTGGAGTTACAGCACAAGATATAAAGGATGCAATGAATAATGGAGCTACTACTTTAGAAGAAGTACAAGAAGCTACTAATGCAGGTACATGTTGTGGTGGCTGTGTAGATAAAATAGAAGAAATAATGATTGCTAAGTAG
- a CDS encoding uracil-DNA glycosylase — protein MNNILKNDWNNYIGDEFEKDYYLKLRKNLIQEYETKTIYPDKYNIFNALHYTAFKDVKVVILGQDPYHGPNQAHGLSFSVNPGVRIPPSLLNIYKELRDDLGCYIPNNGYLKKWADQGVLLLNAVLTVRAGQANSHKNIGWQFFTDNIIKVLNTRKEPIIFILWGNNAQKKEELITNPIHCIIKSVHPSPLSASRGFFGSKPFSKTNKFLEENNEKPIDWQIENI, from the coding sequence ATGAATAATATATTAAAAAACGATTGGAATAATTATATAGGTGATGAATTTGAAAAAGATTATTACCTTAAATTAAGAAAAAATTTAATACAAGAATATGAAACCAAAACAATCTATCCTGATAAATATAATATCTTTAATGCTCTTCATTATACAGCATTTAAAGATGTTAAAGTTGTGATATTAGGGCAAGATCCTTATCATGGTCCAAATCAAGCACATGGATTAAGCTTTTCTGTAAACCCTGGCGTCAGAATTCCTCCATCACTTTTAAATATTTATAAAGAATTACGTGATGATCTTGGATGCTACATACCTAATAATGGTTACTTAAAAAAATGGGCAGATCAAGGAGTATTGCTTTTAAATGCAGTACTTACTGTAAGAGCAGGTCAGGCTAATTCACATAAAAATATAGGTTGGCAATTTTTCACTGACAACATAATAAAAGTATTGAATACTAGAAAAGAACCTATTATCTTTATTCTTTGGGGCAATAATGCTCAAAAAAAAGAAGAATTAATAACAAATCCAATACATTGTATTATTAAATCAGTGCATCCAAGTCCTCTTTCTGCATCCAGAGGTTTTTTTGGTAGCAAACCATTTTCAAAAACTAATAAATTTTTAGAAGAAAATAATGAAAAACCTATAGATTGGCAAATAGAGAATATTTAG
- a CDS encoding NAD-dependent protein deacylase, producing the protein MNTEIEKLTTILKDSNNIVFFGGAGMSTESGIPDFRSANGLFNKKLNVTFTPEQLVSHSFYIKYPEEFFNFYKDKLIYPKAKPNAGHIALAKLEEMGKLKAIVTQNIDGLHQASGSKNVFELHGSINRNYCIKCHEFYDSDFILESKGVPTCTKCGGTVKPDVVLYEEGLDEYTITGAIKAISKADTLIIGGTSLVVYPAAGLIDYFKGNNLILINKSATSADSKADLVINDSIGKVLSDAVNKM; encoded by the coding sequence ATGAATACTGAAATAGAAAAACTAACAACAATCTTAAAAGATAGTAATAACATAGTCTTCTTTGGGGGTGCCGGAATGTCAACAGAATCTGGAATACCTGATTTTAGAAGTGCTAATGGCTTATTTAATAAAAAACTAAATGTAACTTTTACTCCTGAACAATTAGTGTCTCATAGCTTTTATATTAAATATCCTGAGGAATTTTTTAACTTCTATAAAGATAAACTTATATATCCAAAAGCTAAACCTAATGCTGGACATATAGCATTAGCTAAACTAGAAGAAATGGGTAAACTTAAGGCTATTGTTACTCAAAATATTGATGGACTTCATCAAGCTTCTGGTTCAAAAAATGTTTTTGAACTTCATGGATCTATTAATAGGAACTACTGTATTAAATGTCATGAATTTTATGATTCAGACTTTATATTAGAATCAAAAGGAGTACCTACTTGTACAAAATGTGGAGGAACTGTTAAACCAGATGTAGTTCTTTATGAAGAAGGATTAGATGAATACACTATCACTGGTGCAATTAAAGCAATATCTAAAGCAGATACATTAATCATAGGAGGAACCTCATTAGTCGTTTATCCGGCTGCTGGATTAATTGATTATTTTAAAGGGAATAATCTCATACTTATAAATAAAAGTGCTACTTCAGCTGACTCAAAAGCCGATTTAGTTATTAATGATTCAATTGGAAAAGTTTTAAGTGATGCTGTTAATAAGATGTAA
- a CDS encoding IS256 family transposase, translating into MRVPDINYQEEIKKCKSMDDVVGKNGLMQRLLKDVMQQLLEAEMEEHLGREKYERTDNDSDKNYRNGYSKKDVRSSYGEIPIDIPRDRKSEFEPRTIRKYETDCNELDKKIIGLYARGMSTRDIQSELEELYGIDVSPSMISKITDKVMIAAAEWQNRMLDPVYPIVYMDAIHFKVRDEHRIVTKAAYICMGVDMEGYKDILGIWIGEAEGAKFWLSVCNDLNNRGVKDILIACMDGLRGLPDAIKAVFPKVCIQNCIIHQIRNSMKYVSYKNRKEFMKDLKLVYKADTEEIALTQLDRLKNKWDDVYSTVIDSWYENWDRLSTYFSYTKEIRKMIYTTNALEGFNRQLRKFTKIRTVFPTDDSLRKSLYLATDQVMKKWTSPIANWGITLLKLEIMFKDRIEEALAI; encoded by the coding sequence ATGAGAGTACCAGATATAAATTATCAAGAAGAAATAAAGAAATGCAAAAGTATGGACGATGTTGTGGGTAAGAATGGGTTAATGCAAAGATTATTAAAAGATGTTATGCAACAACTACTTGAAGCTGAAATGGAAGAACATTTAGGTAGAGAAAAATATGAGAGAACCGATAACGATAGTGACAAGAATTATAGAAATGGGTATTCAAAAAAAGATGTTAGAAGCAGCTACGGGGAGATACCTATAGATATTCCTAGAGATAGAAAATCAGAGTTTGAACCAAGAACTATAAGAAAATATGAAACTGATTGTAATGAATTAGATAAAAAAATAATTGGTTTATATGCTCGTGGAATGTCTACAAGAGACATTCAATCCGAACTGGAAGAATTATATGGAATAGATGTATCTCCATCAATGATATCTAAAATAACAGATAAAGTAATGATTGCAGCTGCTGAATGGCAAAATAGAATGTTAGATCCTGTGTATCCTATAGTTTATATGGATGCTATTCATTTTAAAGTGAGAGACGAACATAGAATAGTTACAAAGGCTGCTTATATTTGCATGGGTGTTGATATGGAAGGCTATAAAGATATATTAGGAATATGGATTGGCGAAGCCGAAGGAGCAAAATTTTGGCTTAGCGTTTGTAATGATTTAAATAATCGTGGTGTTAAAGACATATTAATTGCATGTATGGACGGTTTAAGAGGATTACCAGATGCTATTAAAGCTGTTTTTCCAAAAGTATGTATTCAAAATTGCATAATACATCAAATAAGAAATTCAATGAAATATGTATCATATAAAAATAGAAAAGAATTTATGAAAGACTTAAAACTGGTGTATAAAGCAGATACAGAGGAGATAGCGCTAACGCAGCTCGATAGGCTAAAGAATAAATGGGATGATGTTTATAGTACTGTAATAGATTCATGGTATGAAAATTGGGATAGATTGTCTACATATTTTTCATATACTAAAGAAATTAGAAAAATGATTTACACTACTAATGCACTAGAAGGATTTAATAGGCAATTAAGAAAATTCACTAAAATTAGAACAGTATTTCCAACAGATGATTCTTTGCGAAAATCATTATATTTAGCAACAGATCAAGTTATGAAAAAATGGACTTCACCAATAGCTAATTGGGGAATAACTCTTTTAAAATTAGAAATAATGTTCAAAGATAGAATCGAGGAAGCGTTAGCAATATAG
- a CDS encoding DUF3785 family protein encodes MEYKFLYDNKEYQLNKENCEGIFLNSDNDIEEIENLSVELILSSLCEGNEVNFSKEYYGDKCLCDIQEELNKSYAYLEYHFFIYTKENKYIINTICKDYESTSYNKLHRSGKIDNSYIVSIIVCPCCGNYTIEIEQCTV; translated from the coding sequence ATGGAATATAAATTTTTATATGATAATAAAGAATACCAATTAAACAAAGAAAATTGTGAAGGAATATTTTTAAATTCTGATAATGATATTGAAGAAATTGAAAATTTATCAGTAGAATTAATTTTAAGCTCATTATGTGAAGGAAATGAAGTTAATTTTTCAAAAGAATATTATGGTGATAAATGTTTATGTGATATTCAAGAAGAGTTAAATAAATCTTATGCTTATTTAGAGTATCACTTTTTTATTTATACAAAAGAAAATAAATATATAATAAATACTATTTGCAAAGACTATGAAAGTACTTCTTACAATAAACTTCACAGGTCTGGGAAAATAGATAATAGTTACATTGTTAGTATAATAGTTTGTCCTTGTTGTGGTAATTACACAATAGAAATTGAACAATGCACAGTTTAA
- a CDS encoding peptidylprolyl isomerase → MENKVVAIVAGNEIKEKDLDVVLNRYPQDRRAMFEGEQGRKALLEQVIAFELMRNFGKELEIDKTDEYKNLVEGLAKEALTQLAINKVLADVTVTDDEVKAYYDNNQNMFVNPPKVSAKHILVKTEEEANSIKEEIANGLSFEEAAKKYSTCPSKENGGDLGSFGKGSMVPEFEKVAFESEIGKVSEPVKTQFGYHLILVEDKTEGSTVPFDQVKEAVLRQLVNERQQNKYLEMIKQLSEKYVVERK, encoded by the coding sequence ATGGAAAATAAAGTAGTGGCAATTGTTGCTGGAAATGAAATCAAAGAAAAAGATTTAGATGTAGTACTAAATAGATATCCACAAGATAGAAGAGCTATGTTTGAAGGAGAGCAAGGAAGAAAAGCTTTATTAGAACAAGTTATAGCTTTTGAACTAATGCGTAATTTTGGTAAGGAATTAGAAATAGATAAAACAGATGAGTACAAAAACTTAGTTGAAGGATTAGCTAAAGAAGCACTAACTCAGTTAGCAATCAATAAGGTTTTAGCTGATGTTACAGTAACTGATGATGAGGTTAAAGCATATTATGATAATAATCAAAATATGTTTGTAAATCCACCAAAAGTTTCAGCAAAACATATTTTAGTTAAGACTGAAGAAGAAGCTAATTCTATAAAAGAAGAAATAGCTAATGGATTATCATTTGAAGAGGCTGCTAAAAAATATTCAACTTGTCCATCTAAGGAAAACGGTGGAGATTTAGGAAGTTTTGGAAAAGGATCTATGGTTCCAGAATTTGAAAAAGTTGCTTTTGAATCAGAAATTGGAAAAGTTAGTGAACCAGTTAAAACTCAATTTGGTTATCACTTAATATTAGTTGAAGATAAGACTGAAGGTTCTACAGTTCCATTTGATCAAGTTAAAGAAGCAGTATTAAGACAACTTGTGAATGAAAGACAACAAAACAAGTATTTAGAAATGATAAAGCAATTATCAGAAAAATATGTTGTTGAAAGAAAATAA